Proteins from a genomic interval of Desulfofustis limnaeus:
- a CDS encoding fructose-bisphosphatase class II family protein — protein MDTNYGMEIVRATEIAALTAAREQGLGDYREILNHARAAITKTLNRLHIDGTLVNDRFQNRDDLFPMPSRIGQGGPTMDLMAIALEAHHSAANGGNNGTSYAVITPRGVIQTVPNLNMYKIVVGPQVGNVIDINQPPIINVKRVARALRKYTENITVCILNQTRHIQLIKEIRQSGARIKLIEEGELSGCLSAIMGEKTDIYIGYGYAPEGAFVAAAISCLGGYFEGKIYYENDRDREQAAAHGITDYEKVFRVQDFIRSKEVAFAATGVTDGEFLEGVRFTSNGAVTNSFIARAETKTYRKLETRHFFDYKPVF, from the coding sequence ATGGATACCAACTACGGCATGGAGATCGTCAGGGCCACCGAGATTGCCGCCCTCACCGCCGCTCGCGAGCAAGGGCTCGGCGATTACCGGGAGATCCTCAATCATGCCCGGGCCGCCATCACCAAGACGCTGAACCGGCTGCACATCGACGGGACTCTGGTCAACGATCGTTTCCAGAATCGAGACGATCTCTTTCCGATGCCGAGCCGGATCGGCCAGGGTGGACCGACCATGGACCTGATGGCCATCGCCCTGGAGGCGCATCATTCGGCCGCCAACGGCGGCAACAACGGCACCTCGTACGCGGTCATCACCCCCCGCGGGGTCATTCAGACCGTACCCAACCTGAACATGTACAAGATCGTCGTCGGACCTCAGGTGGGTAACGTCATCGATATCAACCAACCGCCGATCATCAATGTCAAACGGGTGGCCCGCGCCTTACGCAAATACACGGAGAATATCACGGTCTGCATCCTCAACCAGACCCGACATATCCAGTTGATCAAAGAGATAAGACAATCCGGAGCCCGCATCAAATTGATCGAGGAAGGCGAGTTGTCCGGCTGCCTGTCGGCGATCATGGGAGAAAAGACCGACATTTATATCGGCTATGGCTATGCCCCGGAAGGCGCCTTTGTCGCCGCCGCCATCAGCTGTCTCGGCGGCTATTTTGAGGGCAAGATCTATTATGAGAACGATCGGGATAGGGAACAGGCGGCTGCCCACGGGATCACTGATTACGAAAAGGTCTTCCGGGTTCAGGACTTCATACGCTCGAAAGAAGTGGCCTTTGCGGCTACCGGGGTGACCGACGGTGAGTTTCTCGAAGGGGTCCGATTCACCTCCAACGGGGCGGTCACCAATTCGTTCATCGCCCGGGCCGAGACCAAGACCTATCGCAAGCTGGAAACCCGCCACTTCTTCGATTACAAACCGGTCTTCTAG
- a CDS encoding response regulator has translation MLTSYRFRILLAEDDPINQMAVKALLDQLGLSVVCVQNGREVVDEVTRNSYDLILMDLQMPDVDGFQATRLIRQMAGAAGRTPIVALTAHAQEKDRDRCLHSGMNEFLSKPVDSNRLKRILSIYLKPPRRHPSCPAP, from the coding sequence GTGTTGACATCGTACCGTTTCCGCATCTTGCTCGCCGAGGATGACCCCATCAACCAGATGGCGGTAAAAGCGTTGCTCGACCAACTGGGGTTATCCGTGGTCTGTGTGCAGAACGGACGGGAAGTGGTGGACGAAGTGACCAGGAATAGTTACGATCTGATCCTGATGGACCTGCAGATGCCCGATGTGGATGGTTTTCAGGCCACCCGGTTGATCAGGCAGATGGCGGGCGCTGCCGGTCGGACGCCGATCGTCGCCCTGACCGCGCACGCCCAGGAAAAGGATCGCGATAGGTGCCTTCACTCGGGGATGAACGAGTTCCTGAGCAAACCGGTCGACAGCAACCGCCTCAAACGGATACTCAGCATCTATCTCAAACCGCCCCGCCGCCACCCATCATGCCCCGCCCCATGA
- the dnaE gene encoding DNA polymerase III subunit alpha, with the protein MSAGFVHLHVHSQHSLLDGAIRVSDLLDKCREYQMDAVALTDHGAMYGALEFYTKAKKAGIKPIVGCEFYVAPGHRSEKKVGEAGPAFHLILLAMNYQGYRNLLKLSSIAQFEGFYYKPRIDREVLEQYSDNLIALSACLHGEVPWLLGRNRFPEARDKALAMQELFGDRYYFELQENGIPEQKIVNEGLLRLSSELGIKVIATNDCHYLNKEEAHAHEVLLCIQTGKTIKDSDRFTFSSDDYYFKSPDEMRELFAYCPEAISNTLEVADRCNLEIELGQHHFPRFPIPAGETLVSMFTKACWSGLQDRFAVMRQKKTLTPEVEKTYSDRLKMEIDVINKMGFPGYFLIVADFINWAKDRDIPVGPGRGSGAGSLAAYCLRITDIDPIPYGLIFERFLNIERKSMPDFDVDFCQDRRGEVIDYVRHKYGGNAHVAQIITYGSMKARGVIRDVGRALDIPFGEVDKIAKLVPEQLKMTIAKAIEEEPKLQEAAARDPQIQELLTVSQTLEGLARHTSTHAAGVVVSPEPMVEYLPTCKGKDDETITQYDMKHTEMTGLIKFDFLGLKTLTVIHKALGHIKADCGTDLDLSTIPMDDVKTYKLLCAGDALGVFQLESSGMRELLVKMAPEQFSDLIALIALYRPGPLDSGMVDDFVNTKHGRQEPNYPLPQLKPILEETYGVIVYQEQVMKIANVLANYSLGDADNLRRAMGKKIPEVMNQEKEKFMTGARQNQIPEDKAEHIFDLMAKFAGYGFNKSHSAAYALIAYQTAYLKAHYPAQFMAALLSCDMNNTDKVVLYINECREHQIDVLPPDINESVQDFSVRQDRIRFGLAAVKNVGESALASIIEEREKNGPYRSLVDFCNRVDSRRVNNRVIESLIKSGSFDSLGNNRAQLMTVLPKAMDQAKAYQRDRQSGQLSLFALGSASPAAEHTDILLPDVPEWEERQKLLFEKETVGFYITGHPLDDALPEIRTVADTDIAGLETFNEGQPVRIGGLIRSCKQLKSKKGEPMAFVTLEDILETLEVMVFPETYATCQHLLTTSDPVIVRGTVQKNERGVKIIAEEIDLLPEARVKYTETVHARLTADSTTRSRLEELKKLLFSHHGSCPFTITLHFPEEGEVDVAINPDFTVRPCRELSEQTTQIFGYNPLVFRKKPLEPSNRRRTWAAN; encoded by the coding sequence ATGAGCGCCGGATTCGTCCACCTGCACGTCCACTCCCAGCACAGCCTGCTGGACGGGGCCATCCGCGTCTCCGATCTGCTGGATAAATGCCGCGAATACCAGATGGATGCCGTGGCCCTGACCGACCATGGCGCCATGTACGGGGCTCTGGAATTCTATACCAAGGCCAAGAAGGCCGGCATCAAACCGATCGTCGGCTGCGAGTTCTACGTGGCGCCGGGACATCGAAGCGAAAAGAAAGTGGGAGAGGCCGGACCGGCCTTTCACCTTATTCTTTTGGCCATGAATTATCAGGGTTACCGTAACCTATTGAAGCTGTCCAGCATCGCCCAGTTCGAGGGTTTCTACTACAAGCCCCGCATCGATCGGGAAGTACTGGAGCAGTACAGCGACAACCTGATCGCGCTCAGCGCCTGTCTGCACGGCGAGGTCCCCTGGTTGCTCGGCCGCAACCGTTTTCCTGAAGCACGCGACAAGGCACTGGCCATGCAAGAGCTCTTCGGCGATCGTTACTATTTCGAACTGCAGGAAAACGGCATCCCGGAACAGAAAATCGTCAACGAAGGCCTGCTCCGTCTGAGCAGTGAGTTGGGAATCAAGGTTATCGCCACCAACGATTGCCACTATTTGAACAAGGAAGAAGCCCACGCCCACGAAGTGCTGCTCTGCATTCAGACGGGCAAGACCATCAAGGACTCGGATCGATTCACTTTTTCATCAGACGACTACTATTTCAAATCGCCGGACGAAATGCGGGAGTTATTCGCCTATTGCCCCGAAGCCATCAGCAACACGCTCGAGGTGGCCGACCGCTGCAATCTGGAGATCGAGCTCGGCCAGCACCATTTCCCCCGCTTCCCGATCCCCGCTGGGGAAACGCTGGTATCCATGTTCACCAAGGCCTGCTGGTCGGGCCTGCAGGATCGTTTTGCCGTGATGCGGCAGAAAAAGACGTTGACCCCGGAGGTGGAGAAAACATACAGCGACCGGCTGAAGATGGAGATCGACGTCATCAACAAGATGGGTTTTCCCGGCTATTTCCTGATTGTCGCCGATTTCATCAACTGGGCCAAGGACCGGGATATCCCGGTCGGTCCCGGCCGCGGTTCCGGAGCCGGCAGCCTGGCCGCCTACTGCCTGCGCATCACCGATATCGACCCGATCCCATACGGACTCATTTTCGAGCGATTTCTCAACATCGAGCGCAAGTCGATGCCCGATTTCGACGTCGATTTCTGCCAGGACCGGCGCGGCGAGGTGATCGACTATGTCCGCCACAAATACGGCGGCAACGCCCATGTGGCCCAGATCATTACCTACGGCTCGATGAAGGCCCGGGGGGTCATCCGCGATGTGGGTCGGGCCCTGGACATCCCCTTCGGCGAGGTGGACAAGATCGCCAAACTCGTCCCGGAACAGCTGAAGATGACCATTGCCAAGGCCATCGAAGAAGAGCCGAAACTCCAGGAAGCGGCGGCCCGGGACCCGCAGATCCAGGAACTGCTCACCGTCTCCCAGACGCTTGAAGGCCTGGCGCGCCACACCTCCACCCATGCCGCCGGGGTCGTTGTCTCGCCGGAACCGATGGTCGAATACCTGCCCACCTGCAAAGGCAAGGACGACGAAACCATTACCCAGTACGACATGAAGCACACCGAGATGACCGGACTGATCAAGTTCGATTTTCTCGGGCTCAAAACCCTTACCGTCATCCACAAGGCCCTCGGACATATTAAGGCCGACTGCGGTACCGACCTCGATCTGTCGACCATCCCCATGGATGACGTGAAGACCTACAAACTGCTCTGTGCCGGCGACGCGCTCGGGGTGTTCCAGTTGGAAAGCAGCGGCATGCGCGAACTGCTGGTGAAGATGGCGCCGGAACAGTTCTCCGACCTGATCGCCCTGATCGCCCTGTACCGGCCCGGGCCGCTTGACTCGGGAATGGTCGACGATTTCGTCAACACCAAGCATGGCCGGCAGGAACCGAACTATCCGCTGCCGCAGCTCAAACCGATCCTGGAAGAGACCTACGGGGTCATCGTCTACCAGGAACAGGTGATGAAGATCGCCAACGTGCTGGCCAATTACAGTCTTGGCGATGCCGACAACCTGCGCCGCGCCATGGGGAAAAAGATCCCCGAGGTCATGAACCAGGAAAAGGAAAAGTTCATGACCGGAGCCCGGCAGAACCAGATCCCGGAGGACAAGGCCGAACACATCTTCGATCTGATGGCAAAGTTCGCCGGCTACGGGTTCAACAAATCGCACTCGGCCGCCTACGCGCTGATCGCTTACCAGACCGCCTACCTGAAAGCTCACTACCCGGCCCAGTTCATGGCCGCCCTGCTCTCCTGCGACATGAACAACACCGACAAGGTGGTCCTCTACATCAACGAATGCCGGGAGCACCAGATCGACGTGCTGCCCCCCGACATCAATGAGAGCGTCCAGGACTTCAGTGTTCGCCAGGACCGCATTCGTTTCGGTCTGGCGGCGGTGAAGAACGTCGGCGAATCGGCCCTGGCCTCGATTATCGAAGAACGGGAAAAGAACGGGCCCTACCGATCACTGGTGGATTTTTGCAACCGGGTCGATTCCCGGCGGGTCAACAACCGGGTCATCGAGAGTCTGATCAAATCAGGCTCCTTTGATTCCTTGGGCAACAATCGAGCTCAACTGATGACCGTTCTGCCCAAGGCCATGGATCAGGCTAAGGCCTACCAACGAGATCGACAGAGCGGCCAGCTTTCCCTGTTCGCGCTCGGCTCCGCTTCACCGGCAGCGGAACACACCGATATTCTGCTGCCCGATGTACCGGAATGGGAGGAACGACAGAAACTACTCTTTGAAAAAGAGACGGTCGGTTTTTACATCACCGGCCATCCGCTGGATGACGCTTTGCCCGAGATACGAACGGTGGCCGACACCGACATCGCCGGCCTGGAAACCTTCAACGAAGGCCAGCCGGTTCGAATCGGCGGGCTCATCAGGAGCTGCAAGCAGCTCAAGAGCAAAAAAGGCGAACCGATGGCCTTCGTGACCCTGGAAGATATCCTGGAGACCCTTGAGGTCATGGTCTTCCCTGAGACCTACGCCACCTGCCAGCACCTGCTGACCACGTCGGATCCGGTTATCGTGCGGGGAACCGTTCAGAAAAATGAGCGGGGAGTGAAAATCATTGCCGAGGAAATCGATCTCCTGCCGGAGGCTCGGGTCAAATATACGGAAACGGTGCATGCCCGGCTCACCGCTGACAGCACCACCAGATCGCGGCTGGAAGAATTGAAAAAGCTGCTGTTCAGCCATCACGGCAGCTGCCCGTTTACCATCACCCTCCATTTCCCCGAGGAAGGCGAGGTGGACGTGGCGATCAACCCGGACTTCACGGTCCGCCCCTGCCGTGAATTGAGCGAACAAACCACCCAGATTTTTGGCTACAACCCACTGGTATTTCGCAAAAAACCGCTCGAACCGAGCAACCGGAGGCGCACCTGGGCGGCCAACTGA
- a CDS encoding motility protein A: MSYKNLFGLLLFTALFCTGFLINGNLGLYFNASGLLIVLGGTAAAALLSFKVEQLRIVYRVMKASYHHPLKSETEIINILIDLSIKSRLDGILSLQKEENETTILFLRRALGCLVDGYGTEQIRDILNTEMYFFKLRREELQRILRSIGDFFPAFGIIGSVVGLIAMLNGIGDTSILLKAVPIALTSTLYGLILANFFFLPFAANLRERTNHELLLQKIITEGVIAINSEVNPIILKTRLESFLTPSSRDLDLVSYRKIRERFNIELQEKNNLEPVC, translated from the coding sequence ATGAGCTATAAAAATCTGTTCGGCCTCCTGCTGTTCACCGCCCTCTTCTGCACCGGATTTCTGATCAACGGCAATCTCGGCCTCTACTTCAACGCCTCCGGACTCCTCATCGTTCTCGGCGGAACGGCCGCAGCGGCGCTGCTGAGCTTCAAGGTCGAACAACTGCGCATCGTCTACCGGGTGATGAAGGCTTCATATCACCACCCCTTGAAGAGCGAGACGGAGATAATCAACATCCTCATCGATCTCTCCATCAAATCGCGCCTGGACGGTATCCTCTCCCTGCAAAAAGAAGAGAACGAGACCACCATCCTCTTTCTGCGCCGCGCCCTCGGCTGCCTGGTGGATGGCTACGGCACCGAGCAGATACGCGACATCCTCAACACCGAGATGTATTTCTTCAAACTGCGCCGTGAGGAGTTGCAGCGCATCCTGCGCTCCATCGGCGATTTCTTCCCGGCCTTCGGCATCATCGGTTCGGTGGTCGGTCTGATCGCCATGCTCAACGGCATCGGCGACACCTCGATCCTGCTCAAGGCGGTACCGATCGCGTTGACCTCAACGCTGTACGGCTTGATCCTGGCCAACTTTTTCTTCCTGCCTTTCGCCGCCAACCTCCGGGAACGCACCAACCACGAGTTGTTGCTGCAGAAGATCATCACCGAGGGGGTGATCGCGATCAACTCCGAGGTCAACCCGATCATCCTGAAGACCAGGCTGGAATCGTTTTTGACCCCGTCGTCACGAGACCTCGATCTGGTCTCCTACCGCAAGATCAGAGAGCGATTCAACATCGAGCTGCAGGAAAAAAACAACCTTGAGCCGGTATGTTAG
- a CDS encoding NAD(P)/FAD-dependent oxidoreductase — protein sequence MSPPDVPPGAILQRDKTTYAIVPRIPGGLLNLETLQRLATVVERYRIPIVKITSGQRLALVGMTANQLDDIWHDLGLEAGKATELCLHYVQVCPGNTVCAFGIRDSLSFGMALEDYFAGRDFPAKVKIGVSGCPFTCAESIVRDVGLIGKKKGWTVSFGGSSTRSPRAGDILAEELTDDQAHDLVDRCLSFYAEHAKKKERTARFVERIGIEAIRSAVLNP from the coding sequence ATGTCACCCCCAGATGTACCTCCCGGCGCCATTCTGCAGCGCGACAAAACGACCTACGCCATCGTTCCGAGAATTCCCGGCGGATTGCTGAATCTCGAAACCTTGCAAAGACTCGCCACGGTCGTTGAACGGTATCGGATTCCAATCGTCAAGATCACCTCGGGGCAACGTCTCGCACTGGTCGGCATGACGGCCAACCAGTTGGACGACATCTGGCACGATCTGGGGTTGGAGGCCGGTAAAGCGACCGAACTCTGCCTCCATTACGTTCAGGTCTGCCCGGGCAATACCGTATGCGCCTTTGGAATCCGCGACTCCCTGTCCTTCGGTATGGCGCTGGAAGACTATTTTGCCGGCCGTGATTTTCCGGCAAAAGTGAAAATCGGAGTATCAGGATGCCCCTTCACCTGCGCCGAAAGCATCGTTCGCGATGTTGGCCTCATCGGCAAGAAAAAGGGGTGGACCGTGAGCTTCGGCGGCAGTTCGACGCGCTCTCCCCGGGCCGGCGACATCCTCGCCGAGGAACTGACCGATGATCAGGCCCATGATCTGGTCGATCGTTGCCTGAGCTTTTATGCAGAACACGCCAAGAAGAAAGAACGCACAGCCCGATTCGTCGAGCGTATTGGTATCGAGGCAATTCGTAGCGCCGTGTTGAACCCGTAA
- a CDS encoding OmpA/MotB family protein, producing the protein MTDSNDISGKSQNTATWIGLSRGFSTPAGEQQTRVDESVFHVDEETFRSSLPQVTHWSIAWSDLMMTMFIVFLSLFVYQAAHRQFLVSDEIEVIGGDTAPALEPKSVQGPSAPFVPITAGAPLITAGFIKKIEPIRINSIAEDAVFFDEASRGGRQRLEQRLAAVSSPRRSMASDEALPHAVAPPATAPIAVTSKPHIVASSASRPRDLRTDKAMLDRTLSSGMATVDLPEQGTMRITLTSDRIFSGDTAVGLSPAAGETLRAIGTVIWDIPYQVSVIGHTDDRTVPTRYETDWELSAAQAARVARYLIEEVGMDPQQFTVIGYGSQRPAVSNHDDDHRSINRRIELVVSTRPQPPLVAAFSSTR; encoded by the coding sequence ATGACCGATAGCAACGACATCTCAGGAAAAAGCCAGAACACTGCCACCTGGATCGGGCTCTCGCGAGGATTCTCCACCCCGGCAGGAGAACAGCAGACCCGGGTCGATGAAAGCGTTTTTCACGTTGACGAAGAGACCTTCCGTTCCTCGTTGCCCCAGGTTACCCACTGGTCAATCGCCTGGTCGGACCTGATGATGACCATGTTCATCGTCTTTCTGTCGCTTTTTGTTTATCAAGCCGCCCATCGACAATTCCTGGTCAGTGACGAGATCGAAGTGATCGGAGGAGACACCGCGCCTGCCCTGGAACCAAAATCCGTGCAAGGACCGTCAGCGCCATTCGTCCCGATCACCGCCGGCGCCCCCCTGATCACGGCCGGCTTTATCAAGAAAATCGAACCGATCCGTATCAACTCCATCGCAGAGGATGCTGTCTTCTTCGATGAAGCGTCCCGCGGCGGACGGCAGCGTCTCGAACAGCGGCTGGCCGCCGTTTCATCACCCCGACGCAGCATGGCATCGGACGAAGCCCTGCCCCATGCCGTCGCCCCGCCGGCAACCGCACCGATCGCAGTCACCTCCAAGCCTCACATCGTCGCATCTTCAGCAAGTCGACCACGCGACCTGCGGACAGACAAAGCCATGCTCGACCGCACCCTGTCGTCCGGGATGGCCACCGTCGATCTGCCCGAGCAGGGCACCATGCGCATCACTCTCACCAGTGACCGGATCTTTAGCGGCGACACTGCCGTCGGCCTGTCGCCCGCAGCCGGCGAAACCTTGCGCGCCATCGGCACCGTCATCTGGGATATCCCCTACCAGGTGAGTGTTATCGGCCATACTGATGACCGGACGGTCCCGACCCGTTACGAGACCGATTGGGAGTTATCTGCGGCCCAGGCGGCACGCGTCGCTCGCTACCTCATCGAGGAGGTGGGCATGGATCCGCAGCAATTCACCGTCATCGGCTACGGCTCACAACGCCCGGCCGTATCCAATCATGACGACGACCATCGTTCGATCAACCGCCGCATCGAACTGGTCGTCAGCACCCGGCCGCAACCACCGCTAGTCGCCGCCTTTTCATCAACCAGATAA
- a CDS encoding alpha/beta fold hydrolase, translated as MNDPEHRKWSHWFAARYRVGYLPSAAGGRIRYARPIDLEQAAKVLICVSGRTEFLEKYLETAYDLRNSGYSLVMYDHSGQGGSDRLLADREKGHIDDFSLYVRDLRSVIDTVAGAGNRRQLMLLGHSMGGTIASLVLAEDPHLADGLVLTAPMLHINTGPWLPPLLVEMVVRVVCRLGGGEGYAWGTGPFAADLSFRDNPLTGDARRYARMQRLMAADNRRLALGGPTFGWLRAAYEAMRRIRRAAADVTCPVLLLMGLADRVVGLPAVEAFNRDLPAGWLVRYAGGRHELLVEQDAVRNRVVEDVVLFLGSL; from the coding sequence ATGAACGATCCCGAACACCGGAAATGGAGCCACTGGTTTGCGGCCCGTTATCGGGTCGGCTACCTGCCGAGTGCGGCCGGGGGGCGGATTCGTTACGCCAGGCCGATTGATCTCGAACAGGCAGCGAAGGTGCTGATCTGCGTATCGGGACGGACTGAGTTTCTTGAAAAATATCTGGAGACCGCCTACGACCTGCGGAACTCCGGCTATTCGTTGGTGATGTACGACCATAGCGGTCAAGGCGGCTCAGACCGATTGCTGGCCGACCGGGAAAAGGGGCATATCGACGACTTTTCCCTCTATGTCCGGGATCTGCGCTCGGTAATCGACACTGTTGCCGGTGCGGGAAACAGACGGCAGCTGATGTTGCTGGGCCATTCCATGGGGGGGACCATTGCTTCGCTTGTCTTGGCCGAAGACCCGCACCTCGCCGACGGGCTGGTTCTCACGGCACCGATGCTGCACATCAATACCGGTCCCTGGTTGCCGCCGCTGCTGGTGGAGATGGTAGTCCGCGTGGTCTGCCGACTGGGAGGAGGCGAGGGTTATGCCTGGGGAACGGGGCCCTTTGCCGCCGATCTCTCGTTTCGTGACAACCCGCTGACCGGTGATGCACGGCGCTATGCCCGTATGCAACGGTTGATGGCTGCCGATAACCGTCGCCTGGCCCTGGGCGGGCCAACCTTTGGCTGGCTCCGGGCCGCGTATGAGGCGATGCGGCGGATTCGCCGGGCCGCCGCCGATGTCACGTGTCCGGTTCTGCTATTGATGGGGCTGGCCGATCGCGTGGTGGGCCTGCCAGCGGTGGAAGCGTTCAACCGGGACTTGCCTGCTGGCTGGCTGGTTCGCTACGCCGGAGGCAGGCATGAATTACTCGTGGAGCAGGATGCTGTGCGAAACCGCGTTGTGGAGGATGTTGTTTTATTTCTCGGGTCCCTCTGA
- a CDS encoding fructose-bisphosphatase class III translates to MGSTLNQPVGPEGSPYHELIKARNLDELIQRLLQLDAELNSNIPTTLWISDLHGEGDRFKSILRGRFGVLYQTCREALPNTFTSDKIQYLARIIRKQYYIEDLESAMDKQDVILCLVEILKYKMTNVRYRVEDITMPEFQETIGRLLAGLPVPDPIFEEEVISIRLIHHLCFAIRNVLLDRIQVLGDVFDRGPQPDKIIRFLSSTPYRRIVDYVLGNHDILWMGAASGNRSLIAEAIRITCRYDHFEFMERMHFDASRLAAFAERTYPADKVTGKFKARTEKGRAMEKALAIIQFKLEEQTIRDFPEYDMSSRLWLDKLADLLQRGDTQGLNDTFFPTVDLDAPHRLTDEEQEVIDDLAEQFRTNRKLKRLLGYLFTVGKTYSTYNNILNIHALVPSTSDGDFEEFLGRKGRDLLDFIQATISRVGRNYLEGSPQAPKDQALFFYLWCGPRSPFFGKHAMKTFERYFLLDKETHTEKTLYWQQNLSAPAFKQKLLSEFGVKRVVYGHTPVNYLKGKHMASDDGVAINVDGGFAAAYYNRGHSLVHTPYQLYGIILPTPEEIKEAERKFESAPIDIELIDEFIQPMKLKHTTEGKKLKEERNALLRHIKELAATNGNDFLHPLATD, encoded by the coding sequence ATGGGATCGACGCTCAATCAGCCGGTCGGACCGGAGGGTTCGCCGTATCACGAATTGATCAAAGCTCGCAATCTGGATGAGTTGATCCAGCGGCTCCTGCAACTGGATGCCGAGCTCAATTCAAACATTCCGACCACCTTGTGGATCAGCGATCTGCATGGGGAGGGTGACCGTTTCAAGTCGATCCTGCGCGGTCGTTTCGGCGTTCTCTACCAGACATGCCGGGAGGCGCTGCCCAACACCTTCACCTCCGACAAGATACAATATCTGGCTCGGATCATCCGCAAACAATACTATATCGAAGATCTCGAGAGTGCCATGGACAAGCAGGATGTCATCCTCTGCCTGGTCGAGATCCTCAAATACAAGATGACCAACGTCCGGTACCGGGTGGAAGATATCACCATGCCGGAATTCCAGGAGACCATCGGCCGACTGCTGGCCGGTCTGCCGGTGCCCGACCCGATCTTCGAGGAAGAGGTTATCTCGATCAGGCTCATCCATCACCTCTGTTTTGCCATCCGCAACGTCCTGCTCGATCGCATCCAGGTGCTGGGGGACGTCTTTGACCGGGGGCCCCAGCCGGACAAAATCATCCGCTTTCTGTCGTCCACCCCGTATCGGCGCATCGTCGACTACGTCTTGGGCAACCATGATATTCTCTGGATGGGAGCGGCTTCGGGTAACCGTTCACTGATCGCCGAGGCGATCCGCATCACCTGCCGGTACGATCATTTCGAGTTCATGGAACGGATGCATTTCGACGCCTCTCGTCTGGCCGCCTTTGCCGAGCGGACCTACCCGGCCGACAAGGTCACCGGCAAGTTCAAGGCGCGCACCGAAAAAGGCCGGGCCATGGAAAAGGCGCTGGCCATCATCCAATTCAAACTGGAAGAACAGACCATCAGGGATTTCCCCGAATACGACATGTCTTCGAGGCTCTGGCTCGATAAGCTGGCCGACCTGCTCCAGCGCGGCGACACCCAGGGCCTGAATGACACTTTTTTCCCGACCGTGGATCTCGACGCCCCGCATCGGCTTACCGACGAAGAACAGGAGGTCATCGACGATCTGGCCGAGCAGTTCCGCACCAACCGGAAATTGAAGCGTCTGCTCGGCTATCTGTTCACCGTGGGCAAGACCTATTCCACCTACAACAACATCCTCAACATCCATGCCCTGGTCCCCTCCACCAGCGACGGGGACTTCGAGGAGTTTCTCGGCCGCAAAGGCCGCGATCTGCTTGATTTCATCCAGGCGACCATCAGTCGGGTCGGCCGCAATTATCTGGAGGGAAGCCCCCAGGCTCCCAAAGACCAGGCGCTGTTTTTCTATCTCTGGTGCGGGCCCCGCTCCCCGTTTTTCGGCAAGCATGCCATGAAGACCTTCGAGCGTTATTTCCTGCTGGACAAGGAAACACACACCGAAAAGACCCTGTACTGGCAACAGAACCTGAGCGCTCCTGCTTTCAAACAAAAGCTGTTGAGTGAATTCGGGGTCAAGCGCGTCGTCTACGGCCACACCCCGGTCAACTACCTGAAAGGCAAGCACATGGCCAGCGATGACGGCGTCGCTATCAACGTCGACGGCGGATTCGCAGCCGCCTATTATAATCGCGGTCACTCCCTGGTGCATACGCCATATCAGCTATACGGCATCATTCTCCCGACTCCGGAAGAGATTAAGGAGGCTGAGCGTAAGTTCGAGTCGGCACCCATCGACATCGAATTGATCGACGAATTTATCCAACCGATGAAGCTCAAACACACCACGGAAGGCAAAAAGCTCAAGGAGGAGCGAAACGCCCTGCTCCGCCACATCAAAGAGCTGGCCGCCACCAACGGTAACGATTTTCTGCACCCGCTCGCAACGGATTGA